In the Engystomops pustulosus chromosome 2, aEngPut4.maternal, whole genome shotgun sequence genome, one interval contains:
- the HTR1F gene encoding 5-hydroxytryptamine receptor 1F: protein MCRRNMDILNRTEYNCTEPLTKGITGKILISLTLSVLTLMTTAINSLVIAAIIVTRKLHHPANYLICSLALTDFLVAVLVMPFSIMYIVKETWVMGQAVCDIWLSVDITCCTCSILHLAAIALDRYRAITDAVEYARKRTTRHAAFMIAMVWIISIFISMPPLFWRHQRHNRDDECIIKHDHIVFTIYSTFGAFYIPLALILILYYKIYKAAKSLYHKRNMSRCEKEQNGQVLLEACGKSSTMCIAEKSFSDHSTDFDRIHITIRNPRVEMRQEKVTRKQRISSNRERKAATTLGLILGAFVICWLPFFVKEVIVNICDACYISDDMSNFLTWLGYLNSLINPLIYTIFNEDFKKAFQKLMRCRHYL, encoded by the coding sequence ATGTGTAGAAGGAATATGGATATACTAAACAGAACGGAATATAATTGCACAGAACCGCTAACCAAAGGGATTACAGGCAAGATTCTTATCTCGCTCACTCTGTCCGTCCTGACATTGATGACAACTGCAATAAACTCTCTGGTAATTGCTGCAATAATTGTGACACGGAAGCTCCATCATCCTGCCAACTACTTGATATGTTCCCTGGCATTGACGGATTTCCTGGTGGCCGTGCTGGTGATGCCGTTCAGCATTATGTACATTGTAAAGGAAACCTGGGTCATGGGTCAAGCAGTATGTGACATCTGGTTGAGCGTGGATATTACTTGTTGCACGTGTTCCATATTGCACCTCGCCGCTATTGCATTGGATCGTTATAGAGCTATTACAGACGCGGTGGAATATGCCAGAAAGCGGACAACCCGACATGCGGCCTTCATGATTGCCATGGTGTGGATTATTTCTATCTTCATATCTATGCCGCCGTTATTCTGGCGGCACCAAAGACACAATCGTGACGACGAATGCATCATCAAACACGaccacattgtttttactatttattcTACATTTGGAGCCTTTTATATCCCATTGGCGTTAATACTGATCCTTTACTATAAAATTTATAAAGCTGCCAAATCCTTGTATCACAAACGCAACATGAGTCGGTGTGAGAAGGAACAAAATGGCCAAGTCCTTCTCGAAGCTTGTGGGAAAAGTTCTACCATGTGTATAGCGGAGAAGTCTTTCTCCGACCACTCGACAGATTTTGACAGGATCCATATCACAATACGGAACCCAAGAGTAGAAATGAGGCAAGAGAAGGTAACGCGGAAGCAACGAATCTCCAGCAATAGAGAACGCAAAGCCGCCACCACCTTGGGCTTAATCTTGGGGGCTTTTGTCATTTGTTGGCTTCCGTTCTTTGTGAAGGAAGTTATTGTAAATATATGTGATGCATGTTATATCTCGGACGATATGTCCAATTTCCTTACGTGGCTTGGATACCTCAATTCCTTAATTAACCCTCTCATATATACCATCTTCAATGAGGACTTTAAGAAAGCATTCCAGAAACTGATGCGCTGCAGACACTATCTATGA